TTAGCATGAAAAACATGTTTACATTGTGGTAGAATCCGACTCCGTTCACCTTGTTTCAATGCCTCTAAACAAACAGCACAATCTTCCAACGAACTGGATGAAGAATCCGATTTTTCACCACCGGACCCGTAATAAAAAGCTTGTAATTTGTTAAGATCTCTATGAGATAACCCAAACCCAACACCACCAAAATCTAAATCATCTTCCATCAAATCATCTGATCTCGTTGCAGTTCTTGATAATGATCTTCGATATCTACGACGATGAATTGCTCTACCAATTATAGCGATATGGATGAGAACAATTGCAGCGATTCCAACGAAGAGGAAGAATAACAAAATTACAATCGCCATTACTACTGCTTGGATAAAAAACGCTAGAAATTTAGGGTTCGATTTTGATGGTGATACTGTTGTTGATGCTGCTTCTGTTGGTGTTGTTGTGGATCTTCGAATCGAAATTGATGATGGCGATGGAAAGATGACGGCATGATCGTTGGACGGTATGTGGTGATGCATGTATCGGCGTTCGATTAGACGGTTATGATTTAAGCGCATGGTTGTGAAATCTTCTTCTTCGATGTTCATCTCTGCAACtttttttctctttggaaaaaTAACTTTGTTGGTGGAGAAGAAGAGATGAGATGGGCTGATCCAATTAACAACGCGAAGAAGACAAGAATTAGCGCCCGTAGTTTTTCATTTGGGGGCACCAAAGTCCAAACTGTCTCGTGGACGTATCGGATTACGGTACACGGGTGCCATTTAGGGACAGAATAAGATAAGACACGACAAGAGGCAAACATGCGTAACAAATTATTTTCATCTAACAAAGATTTTGGCCAGTTCTCCATGAaaagaccaaaaaaaataaaaaaattaacaatGACACATAGAGAAAGAAACAAGCGATCGGCTAGAGGTGGGACACATAAAGGACCAGATGTGACGTCCATATTTGTTCTCCAGCGGGAATTATATAATTGCCCACAATTTGGAAGGGCTTCACAAACCACTCTTgttctaaaataaaaatactcatTTTCATCCAAAACCCACCGGGGGTCCATTAAAGATTATACAACATTACATACTTACCTTTTATTCCATTGtgtatcttcttttttttcatttcattttcatttgcaGATGTAAAATCTGTTCTCTCGCCTTCATCGTCGTTACCACCACCTTTTCCTACGTCGTTGTAGATTCAGGAACACCATCTTCGCAATCACCTCCTATACTTCCAccaaatccaccaccaccaccaaacgaCATCAACGAGAAACTAACTTCTATAATTAAATTCATTAGAAACATCATATTCAATTTCGATAACATCAGATATGGATTGAAAAACCTAAAGTCGATGATAACAGTTAGTTCTTAAAGATATTTTTGCATCAATTTAGGAAGAGACAATTAAAATCGTCATTAAaagttgatgatggtggtggtggaggaagatATCATATCTATAatgatggtggtggcggcggcgatgaagaagatgaagcaacGTTTGATTGATTCATGGAGAGCTGGATTTAGTTTTTATCGAGAaaattcatggaagaaaatgggttTGCTGCCATTGATTCACAGACGTGGAAGGAAGAATCGATGAGTCTGTGAATATGAATGATTTGTTTGAGTTTAATTTCACATAGATGTTATTCATGTTCAAACCAAGAAACAATCAGGTGAAGGAGAAATGTGAGAGATGATGAATTTAAGTTTGTACTCGAATTGGAGATATTCATAATGGGATTTTTAATGTTTCTGAAGCTGAATTAGGGTATGAAGGTTTGCTGCTGATAGAATTGTTTCCTGCTTATGAAATGATGGTGTTGTTGGTAACTCATGAGTTGTGAGAAGCTGAAGTTGGGATTTTgttggggtggtggtggtggattttGTTGTGGTAgtgagggtggtggtggtggtggtgattacaGCATTGGTTGTGTATCAACTCATATTGTTGATGCCTTTTTCAGcggatcaactaccgttgttgatctcctttatgggatcaactcatgttgttgacAACATTTTTTATGGAATCAACTACTGACTCCTATTGTTTGATGTGGTGATGGATGATGTTATAGTGGAgatgatggtagtggtggttgtgaagGTGCTGGTGGTGGCTTTTGTTGGGATGGTGGAATCAACAATGGAGATTGACTTATTTTGCAACTATTTTGGCTTCATGAGAAGATTTGGGAACTACTACATTGGGGATTATGTATGTATCGGGTACTGAAATCACCAACAATGCATGACATTGATAATTTATGGGATAAACTCCTACTGTTGATACCATTTTTaagggatcaactattgttgttgacaccacttatgggatcaactcatgttgttgatacaatttgtttttatgaatgttattcttgtgtttcttaaggatatgtcagtttgcaggttccgggtttattggtttttaaaggAAACATACTTATATAAATATGTTGATCtcattttttgtggatcaacttccattgttgatcccacttaaagggatcaacttttgttgttggcCCATTCACTGGGACCAACTTTGATTGTTGACACAATAAAAGAACTGGAATATGTATTAGTAAacttatttttgaacttttattttttggatcaacttcggttgttgacaccaaaATTTGACGGCAGTGGTGGTGGCAGCgccggtggtggtggcggcggtggaaaCAGCGGCGGCGGCAACAACGGCGGCAGCAGCGGTGACAACAatgataatggtggtggtgaaatattagtggtggtggtgaaatattagtggtggtggtggtgatggtggtgctggtggtggtggaatggcggTGGTGGTAGTGGCCGTgaaataagaaatttttttgttAATGGATAAGGATAAGGTTTGtaaatgaaaataattataagTGAGGGTATTAATGTAATCGATATTTTAATGGATAAGATTTTTAAATGATATGGGTATTTTTATTGTTGTGTAagggtatatttattgggtgtcaaaactaagggtatttaattaatataccctTTGTTCTATCCTCTTTGCCTTGGTCCAATATCTACAGCGCGTTTGCATACAGGAAGTACATGAGTGTTTATGTTTCTCCAATAGCCAAAAtcagaagtagaagtcagaagcaaaactgCTTTGCTGGGAAGCACTGATACGGACACGGAATACAGACACAGACACAGAGACTGCCAAAGTTCAAAATCATTATGACACGTTTATATgtatattaattaaataatttttatatactAAGATCATAGTGTTATAGTGTACCAAATACATCAATCACACAAACACATGAAGAAACAAACTCAATTTTATGGCGCTAAGTTAGCCCACATGTAGAAAAATTAACTATTATATTAATTTTCGAGACACACTAGATTACTCAACTAGTAAAATGGAGTACAGATTTCTATACGTGCGTCGGGTCGGTACTTCACAGCTACTTTGCTTCgcaaaaagttaacttttcgaTTTCTAGAAGTCGTTTTGAAACCCAAACCAACTTCCGGCGTTTCAATTTCTAGAAGTGAAAAAGTAACTTCTCATGTGCTATCCAACTAGAAGTGAAAAAGTAACTTCTCATGTGCTATCCAAACAAGCTgttatagcgcgtttggatacaaatcCGCTTCTTCAGAAGTAGATTGGAgtcagaagcaaaactattttgcttcacaaaaatttaACTTTTTTACTTCAGAAGTCAAAAAGTAACTTCTAAGTATGCATCCAAACACGATTGCGCGTTTTCGGTAAGTAAACTAGTAGTTTTTATTGGATATTCGGCATCCAACCACTATTCTATTCTAGCACGAACAATGAGATCTAGGTCGCTTATGGAGGCTACATAGTCAACCGTTGATACTATAAATAAATTTAGTGGCATACCTTATGTTGAAGCTAACAGTAAAACTTTTGAGTTTgatttcttcctttttttcaTCGTTTATGTTTGGGACAAGATTCATTTAATTTAAAATTTCCATTCCACTGTCGATAGACTTCACAGAAATAGTATGGAGAGTATAAACTAAATTCTCTGCACCAATCTATTTTAGTTACTAGTTATAATGAAGAAATTCCAGTAACTCTTTTATGCGGTAAGGGATATGTTTATCATCTTTATTGTTATTATGTTATTTGTAGTTGTAGTTTTTATTTGCATCGAAGAAAACTTCATAATTAAGCTACCACTTTTATAGCTTACATTCGAGAATCCTTTCTCCCTCCTTCACACTCTTTTGCCTCCAAAAGAAGATTTTAGTTTGAAAGTGGACTACTCTCTCATTAAAACCCGAATGGATATGGGTATGTGGACCACAAGTCCAATATTCTCCAACTTGGTCCATATGACTGATAAAATATTGATATGTTCATTAGAGGTTTGATAGGAAACAAATATATGCACAATTTTAAAAGAGAGCCCGATCCATTATAATAACCCATAATATTATTATATGGAAATACGTTAATGCGAGTGATGACGGTCATACATAATTAGACGACATATATATTTCCTTGCATACACTACTTCATCAAGCATTATTAAATTATAAAAACATAAGGTCTTCTTAACTCATAATAAGGTAAACACCATAAGAGTTTGTTGTATTATGTGCACATGTAGAATAACGTGAAAGCAGAAACAATATTTTTGGCTCTTTTATTAATCTTATACTTTCATGCAGGAGGAAAACTCTGACTTATGGTGCTCGATTTAATCGTACGGGTATCTGCAGTTACCTAAAATTTGAGAGAGGTTAGAattgggattctagggtttctgaaagtgagttatggGAGGTTGAGCAAGAACAGTCTTTGTCTAAACCACACACAGTGGTctttcaaaggctgcttcagtcatagGAAAGATgtttagggctggtcttagggagggaagcagacgaagagagagattagagaattctagagtttgaagaagaattgctctgagaggttatgagaaagatgtgtGTCAGCTTGGAGAAATAAATGACTTATTTATAGCTAAACTCTCTAGTCTCAGGTTGGTGAAGATAGGGATTGCTTGCCGTGTGGAGTACTTCTCCCATCTCTTCaagaatagatagagataaactaggttgagtttatctcattatgtTTGAGCTAAATTCCTTTTATTTTCTCTGAAATTCTGGTTTTCAAGATTCTGTTTCAATCCTGTTCTTCTTTGAACCCTTAGTGAACTCAATATTCACTTGTATGTGGCCTTTGGAATGAGTAAATTAGAGCTTGGTCGGTCTCTAGATGTATTAGggccttcttcttttgaaaacacTCAAAATTGCGAAATAAGGGTATTGTGGTCAAAATACCTTATGAACTCGTTTTTGTTGAAGAGCGATGAGATAGAAGGGTTTGAGATAGGTTTATAGAACCATCCAAGGGAATGGGTAGAGGCTTTGCCCCTTCTCTTTTAGAACAAATCTCTTTTTCGCCCAAATTCTTGAAATCgggctatttttcatcaaaaccctaattctctttgaCTTTGGTCCCTCTGAAAAAATTCCGAGTTAAGTCCCACTGGACTAAGAGATCATTATCACGCATGGGAATGGCTTGGCTACGACTTGGAGGAATTTTTAGAAGGAAGAAATACCCTCAGTTTCCTTATTTGATCCAAATTCCTTTGCTTTCCTCTTTTAACTCAAATTCCTTTTCCCTTTTCCTGAGAGATCCCCTTTTgagataaaaatgaaaatataaattgtTCTTTATCTATTTTTGGACGTGTACAAGGTTTTCGATCCCGTCTACCATTCTTCCATGAGTTCCGCTTGCATTAGAATTCCTTATTTGAGCAGAATTCCTCTTTTTGTTTCAAATAGAATTGGCATTGCTGAAAGCCTTGGATTATACTTGATACTCAAAGTTAATTCTTGATTCATGAATTTAATCATGGAATGAATGTTGATGAATGATAAAATCTTCATTTTATTAGGTGATATCTCTATTCGTCTTCGAAAACGATCGAAATTAATATTCAAACTGATGATATAAAAGTTAGCAAAAGTACTAATAATCTTGAGTTTGCTGATATAGATACCCATTATTCGTTCTTCATTGCGGCATCCTCAGTAAGTATTAAACTTTATATCTCCTTAATCATCTATTATAAATACTTCTTCGACCATTAAATGAATAAAAGTAGTCGTATTTGTCAAGAATTTTCTTCGTTTAGGAGTTCGTCAGAAAACTTCAGATTTAAGACACTGAGAGATAATCACTGTGAATTCTTCATACAGACTCCGATTTGAGTCCCCGAACCCAACTTTCAAAGAAAATAGGATAGGATTTCTAACTCAAAAATAGTAATTCAATTTCGAGTTTGTTTGTCCAATCAAATCCGTGTATACTTTTGACTTCAAAAATCCCGTATAAAATTTCAGGAGTTTTTCAGATTGCACTTACTTAGGTGTTGGGGTCACATCTACTAGATCGTTTGTCCATTTGAGGCGCCctttagatatgttgttgggaaGATATATAGGAACATATTTTTTTAAGGAAGTACTCCGAAATCCCTCATGTATTGTCATCAGTTTTCATGTCTCCGCGCTGCAGTGTATATCATTCCGAAttagaaaagaaatccttgtgtTGTTTGGACTTTTGACATGTCCCAACGCTTCAAGCATTCTACCTTAGAGTATTATGACCTTATTAACCCTCCTTAGATTAATATAGGTCGTGATTTTTTCCTCCCTAGGTCAGAGACATGCCCATCATTTGATTTTATGTTTATACCCTTTGTCGTGGTGAAAACATATTTTTCCTTGATCATTTTTTAAAGTGTGGACCCAAACAAATCCATGAGTATCTCATGAGATGTGAGATGGATTTATTGATAAGTATATAACTCTAGTCATGAGGGTATGCTTGAAGGGATTAGGAGAAGACAAGGCTTGAACAGATAAGGAGAGGACGAGGCTTGAAGGGATTTAAAGAGACAAAGCTTGAAGGGATTGTAGGAGGATAAGGTTTTAGAGGGAAAGTTATGTCCTCATATAAATCAAACCGTAGTCCTGTGTTGTTGCTCCCTTGATTTTTACTTATTTAATTTTAACTTTGCAGCCTTATCTGATCTTTTCTTTGTTTGTAGAGTACTCTTCATGGTGAGAACGAGTTCAACCTTGGTATAACGGGCTTCAACAATTTCATAAGACCTTCAAAAGATATTCCGAATGCAGAGAGACAACCGACCAACTTAAGGGATTTCACGGGacccatgtctttttttttttaacttctgaTGATACACTTGATGGAGACTTTATCTTCATGAGAACGATAACTATAAACGACCTTGCTTCTGAGGATATTGTAGATATGGGAAACTTGATGACAACCCGTGAAAATCTTTGCTTTCGATGAGGTAGTCGCAAGAGTCGCTGGATTCTATTGGATCTGACTGGAACAAGCTAATCTTCGGTCTTCGTTATTTAGAGAGGCTCTTATGGAAAAATATTATATGTCTATTATGcacatattgatgaaaaatagaatgaatattccgaagtattgatctttccctgatccacttctaagtgaaggtactgtgtggctccgtaagttttcttgtgttgagaatttccgattaaattaatcatgggttctcttgtggttaatttaattgagttttttggatacaaattcatgtttcatgtgattttttaatgtccaaagtaatccttcttttcttttgaaagtaaggtcgctcttgttgttctttcgggaatgacatcgtaTGGGCGAGGGTTCTTATTTgaagttgtgcttaattgccaaatctttgtgggaaatgctgctgtggaatattgtaggagttttcttgtatctctattaactccttgatgaatgcatttagtttcgactatatgattgcatctaaataaagttgatatgttttcttttagtcatgaagtgtctctatgagaatttcattatgataccactatttttcgtacctttgccaatttatttgAAAAAAAGaaggataattaatgtgtagttcacactacaaatacatacggtttaaggatcattatgtaaggggagtggttttcatgtaagATGAAGAATTGAATAAGAGGgagagatacatatcaccatagtattgttgtcaaagttgtgatacaattggactttgatgatgtataataatactatgacactgtataaaaatacgaaaatattttgtttttatatattgttatagctacggatcttcaacaactatgatgctgagttgaacacgttcagaatcactggagtacttggaagtgacaaagatttcgagtaatgttgaagaaccaaggaaatcaagcatttggatgagaagctacaaaatctatctattttgtaatccatatgtattgatagttttgtcactaaaattgataaagggggagatttttagagcactgatcggtcgaactcgcaagcgttgctatctcaagcttgtttgtcaagtttagttttcgaaactataagtcttgatttctagtctacttatagctaagtctcggattagcatAGACAGTGTTgttaagcattagacttcacagcgtttatcgattgaagacgaagaactactaagaggatcttgtagaacttcatcaataaaaggtatgtgaagacttgaactcatctatcactcaaaagtctatatactctatctcctatttgagacaaaagtcgtatagctatatagacttcgattatacacatttgatatttcgagctgagtttaactcgcttatatatttctcgaaatatgtgttggtaatctttcgctttaaccaagttcatcacaTATTCCTGACTacagtcaaaagatgatcatgtgaaaatcgccttgtaacatcttacatgatttgtgtgagacaatcatttgatgtagactcggaatatttcgtattgatcattcgatcacttgaaaattgctctgaatctactagtttgtgtgagacagctattgtcgtcttctaagaatgtttcaatgattgaaatgagagtttaaaacaattaaccatgattggatataacacagtatgcgtacttgtatgttaaCTGTCGCAAgctattccaagtccgggaaccatagtatgcatacccgtatgcatactggttagttaatgaaagtccgagaacttagtatgcatattgTTATGTGGACTGGCGTAAGGTTCAAGTTCTGGAAATTAAatcgagtttggaaggtatgtgtaccctttCGCATACTGGGGAACGCAAactaagtccggctacttaggtatgcgtacctatt
This DNA window, taken from Papaver somniferum cultivar HN1 chromosome 3, ASM357369v1, whole genome shotgun sequence, encodes the following:
- the LOC113355989 gene encoding RING-H2 finger protein ATL56-like; this translates as MNIEEEDFTTMRLNHNRLIERRYMHHHIPSNDHAVIFPSPSSISIRRSTTTPTEAASTTVSPSKSNPKFLAFFIQAVVMAIVILLFFLFVGIAAIVLIHIAIIGRAIHRRRYRRSLSRTATRSDDLMEDDLDFGGVGFGLSHRDLNKLQAFYYGSGGEKSDSSSSSLEDCAVCLEALKQGERSRILPQCKHVFHANCIDSWLIKVPACPVCRGTVDPNSDTDGFEDSNNEFM